Sequence from the Xiphophorus couchianus chromosome 23, X_couchianus-1.0, whole genome shotgun sequence genome:
ttatgaAGCCTAAGTTTGCAATGAACtaacaataacataaaataaatgttttcctaatGTTGTACAGATCTACTAAGAGGGGGATTATCACAGGGTCACCAGTTCTTCATAACATCTATTCAATGTTATAAATATGTGGTGAAGGACCTCTTCTCCTTTTGTTAAGTATTGTGGAGGATTGGCGATGCCATAGGTCTGTTTCTGGGCCTGTTAGAGTAAAATATCAGGACATTTTGAAAAGGATCGGGTGAAATCATCTAGAAAACTGAAGATTTATCAAGTAACAGTGTAAGCAACCAAAACGTAGTCAGAAACCAGGATGCGGTACTCAAAAACATGTCAACTTTAACTGCGTAATATTCAAACAAACTTCATTAACTGATAAACGACGAGGATTTGGGCAATTCACAGAATACGAAGTAGAAATCTTGACAAAATAATGAACAAATCATAAACACCACAATGTGAGCTaccattgtgtttttctgctctacAATGAGCACGAAATCAGCATTTTTCCCTGACAATGTCAAACCTTAGACCTAAATTATCCACAAACCCTGTGGTGAGAGCTGAAGACAATAGAGAATGAGAGAGGACCAAGGACTCTGGGCAATTTAGAGTGATTAAGCCAACAGGACAAGTCAAATATCGCAATCTCTTAATGCACGAACCTGGTGAAAAGGTTGGTCCATATTCATTTGCCAATATTTTTGCCGctgttgattttgtttaaaataataatttctgaacatgagatttattttccctctgaataaatgtactcaaagtAATTAATTCTGTGTGAAATTACTGTTTcctactgcaataaaagactgataaatttgaaaagatattttaaggcttttcacACGTGTTTACCAGGGATAGCAGTATTTGTGAAGCTAGCTGAGGTAGATTAGTTGCATGTCTGCCACCTGTTCATTAGAATCAAAGCTCTGAAAGACAAGgtcttggtgtgtgtgtgtgtgtgtgataaagTAGGAGTGTTCGTTCTCACCGGGACGGTCTGCCAGGTTTTGTCTCTGTGGGCTCACGTAGTTGTAGTGTGACTAAGAGACACAATAAGACTCATCATTATGCTGACTCACTGAGATCTCATTCAGATTATTACAACTACTTACAAACAATTAAgaccaaatttatttatatgccTTAGtgatttaggtttaaagttatgttttaaCTTTGAAAATTTTACATAGTTACCAGCAAGCGTTTTGCATATCTTCACTATTAACCCAGTATGAATATCTTTGACTATTCATACTGGGTTATGAGCTCAAAGTGTTTGAAGTTGGAAGGCCTCTTTGCCATTACCTTTACCCCCATAGACTGTCTATCACAGTCAAATCAGGTTTCTGAATTTGCGACTccaatttgttaatattttatttagtaaatctTCTCTTCACTACTTTTGATATGTGTTGCCTAAGACCAAGTTCGTCTGTGAACTTTTTGTTGAGAATCCTGACATGGATGACCCCCAAAATCATTATGTTTTCACTACTGTTTTAGGCTGCAAATGCTAAGAAAAGAGTGTTTCTCTTTTGTATGCCAAATAAAATACCTAATTGTGGCTAAATAACTAAACATGTTTCATCTCGCCATAAAACAGAAGATCATAACATCTTGTTCTTTGCTTTGGTGAAATTTTCCAAAAGTCAAGTGGGCTTTTATAGGCCTTAGTCTAAGAATAGCCTTTGTTTGTTGTTCTACATCAATGGTGTCCAGCAGTCTATTGGACTGTCTGTCTTGAGGTGTTGCCACCAACACGCCCCACGTTCTTCACAACGACCTTGTTCCTAGGATACTTTTTCACCTACTGCACCATCAGCCTTGGCAGTGAAAAGGTGTCACTTATGACTTACAGCCAACACCTTCATGGTTTTCTACCGTGTTTAAGTTCTTGTAGTGTTTCAACTTGACTTTATACCAGGGCCCTTGGAACTTGAGGACAATTAAAAATTGCCTTTTTCCCCATTCATTAGTCTTAAACTGACAAAATGTCCAAACATGGGTTTTTACTGAGCTCtttagttttagtgttttagtgagttttagtgtttttcttttcaattaataatttttattcgGATGCTTCAGAATCCGACTTGGCTCCTTGAGTCAATTCTCAATCCTGCAAAACTTTGAATTTTACCGCTAACTCACAGTCGTATTAATTTCAGATATGTTACTTAATTTTTAGTAGAAGTCAAACCAAAACTTTTCTGCTGAAATCTTTAGCACATCATTGTatcatatttttatacataagTGCATCCTTtcttgaaagaaagaaaacgtgTTGGTCAACTGCACTAAAATGAGTAATTATGGGATTAACAGTGCCAACTAGTGCAATTACGTAATCAAGGTAAaatggagttttttttatttcatgtgaaaatatgtttgctttCTAGCTAACAAACGCTGCCACCTGTACTGCCAGTCAAAGGAGACCAGAGACGTGGTCCTCATGGAGAAACTGGTGCTGGATGGCACACTCTGCTCTTACAAGGACCcgcacagtgtgtgtgtgcgtggagAGTGTGAGGTGAGGTTCTtcatatgtgtgtttgtgtgcctcAAAGTAAAACAGCTGCACTTATTCTTATCAGCTTCCTTGGTTTCCATTAACAGAAGGTGGGCTGTGATGGCGTGGTGGGCTCCTCGAAGCAGGAGGACAAGTGTGGCGTGTGCGGAGGCGACAACTCCAGCTGTAAAACCTTTAAAGACACAATCATGCGGACTGCTAAAAAGCAGGGTAAATGGAGAAAGCCGAGTTGATTCTATCCTAGCAGAAAAACTGCTGGAATGTATTTCTGTCTCACGTCTTCTCTTCGTTCTTATGCTTAAATAAACATCGCCCTCTAGAGGAAGAGGCTTAAAAATGACCCTGAACCTCAGGGAAATTTGACCATATGTTTCCATGCGAACATTGCCAAGACTTTACGTCAAAGTTCATGAGCTAATGTTGAGTCTATTATCTAACTCTTAAAGTCTGCGCAGACCTAGCTCATGAGAGCTGAATTCCTGGAAGAGTGTTTTTTTCAGGCTCAAGCTAATAAAAAAGTTTCCAGTGAggcattttttcttcttaggTGTTCTATCTGGAAACTACAAATTGAGCTCTTTGAAGGGGGCGCTGGAGGTTTTAGATCCAAAAAAAACTCATTGAGTCTGTCATTTCAGGCTTCCTTAAGGTTCTTGAAATCCCCAGAGGAGCGAGGCATTTACTCATTCAGGAGCTGAAAGCCACCTCACACATTTTTGGTAAATGAAACCTTCCCTTCGTCCTTTTTCTGTCATGCACGTCTGtatatgtttcctttttttcttataaagaATTATTATTTCTCATTCATTCAcagctgttaaaaatgtggCATCAGGACTGTTTTTTCTTAATGGTGAAAACGACTACCCTGAGTCACGCTCTGTGATAGAGAAGGGCGTAGAATGGGAATATGAGAATGACAACGACAAGGAAACCGTCCAGACCACAGGGCCCCTCAGACATGGAATTCTAATAATGGTACAAACAACAggatcaaattaaaagtttagtttttatgatCATAAATCCTAAATTAAACCAGTTTGcctttgatttttctttgctGATGTCTCTCGTAGATGAAATTGCATGGCGATGAGGATGTCAATTTGTCGTATAAATACATGATGAATATGGATGGTGATTCGAACATTCAGGACAACATGCTGGTAGAGGACAGTGCCTATGAATGGGCTCCGAAGAGATGGTCTTATTGTTCCAAAGCTTGTGGTGGAGGTATGTTAAAAAGCCAATGACTTCACAGCCTCCCTTGTCAcatgtattttttcctttgttaTATCCTAGAATTATCAATCGGCTGTCACCTTCTCTTTAGGGAAGCAGTATCTGCGATATGGATGCAGAAGGAAAGTTGACAGTAAGATGGTTCACAAAAGCTTCTGTAATAAGTCCAACATGAAGCCCAGAGGAGACATAAGAGACTGCAACCAGAAGCCTTGCCCTCCACCCATGTATGTATTCAGTAATTCCTTCCGGAAATTGAAGGTAGATATTGTTTATTATGACCAGTGTCAGGAATagtaaaaaaactttaatcatCTGTCTTGTCTGTCTTGTGTAGTGTCGCTGTGCAAATTTATGCGTAAGAGCTGAAAATTTTACATGCACGGATTTCGTCAGTCACTTTGCTGGAGGAGGGCAAAAGATTGTTGCCTGAAAGTGCAAGTCCCACAGGAAATGAATTAAGAGGGAGCAATATGGCCTTCCATGTGTCGAGCCCTTAACTATGTGCGTTAATGTGACAAGAATCAACTTGGGATGGCTCAGTCACTGGGTCAGAGTAAGGCACATGTGGAGAGAAACAATAAAAGGCTACTATTGTAGTGTAGCTGTCTTCTTTTGGACATCATTTCTGCTTCTGATGGAAAAGTGACAGAATTCAACACGTATTTTCTTATGCAAAGCCCCAGACAAGTCCCCTTGCTGAGTCCAATGATCAACTAGTCATTAGAACGAAAGCACAGTGTAAAGAGGGACTAGCCTGAAAAATCATGCATTCTTTTGCGTCACATAGATGTAATGCATGGTATTCCCTGATGGTTGCCACAAAGTATAGGTGGTTCAAGTTTACAAGTTTGAGTTGTTGACTTAACCTCCAAATTCCTCAGATGTTAATCTAGTCGAGCATCTTTGGAATGAACTGGGCAAAGCATGAGGTCCATGGGCACCAACCCCACAACTTACAGGACTTGAAGGATCAGCTGCTAACATATTGGTGTCACATACCACAGCACACCTTCAGGGATCTAGTGGTTTCCATGCCTTGACAGGTCAGGCCAGTTCAGCAGCAAAGAGAAACCCAACATAGTGTGAGCTGGGTTGTCATAATGTTATACCTGATCATGTATGTTTAGACTGTCTTTAAGCTTCTACCACTTTTAGATGAttctcttttgtatttttttaatttggtatTTCACTTGCAGCTGGGTGACAGGAGAGTGGCAGAACTGCAGTAAACCCTGTGGAAAGACAGGGATGCAAGTACGCTCCGTCACCTGTGTTCAGCCTTCAGAGGACAACACAACACGCCTCATTCACAATAAACACTGCAGCGATGACCGTCCTGAGTCCCGCAGGTCCTGTAACCGATATCCCTGCCCCACGCAGTGGAGAGTCGGCCCCTGGTCACAAGTATGCACCCAAGACattaatagaaaatatgaacaaatgtttttgaataaaaaatgttgtatttatccTAAATTATGTGCGATATTTGATTGCATTGCGTTTATGTTCTGGTCCTGTGCCGCCAGTGTTCAGTGACTTGTGGAAACGGGACGCAGCAGAGGCAGGCACTGTGCCACACCAGGGACAACACCATAGGACTCTGTCTAGACAGCAAGCCTGACACCATAAGAGTTTGTCGCCTGGAACCATGTCGCAGTATGTGTTAAACAAACTCCACTATTCTTCAGTCAACTGTATTTAGAGCTACTGTTGTGATTTGCATGTTACTTATTCAATAGTAGTGAAGCAGAAATGTTCAGTATGAACATTTTGATATTTGCTACACttaaatacatacataaggTTACtgtaatatttgatatttgataAACCTAATGGATATTTGAGAGGACAAtggaaaaatatcaaacattaaaacagactttttaatcattcagaaaaaaaaagaaaagaaaaagaaacaaactattGTAGCATCTGTGTCTGTattatgttttctctgttttattgttgtggACAAACAAAATGGCATTTTGCTAAATTGCTAAGCAGTTACTTCAAAAATGCAACCCattgaacaaaacaaatcacttttcttcagattttgttACATCCATACATCCAGGACTAGTTAGTCCTGAAGGTGATGGACATGCGGGCATAGGCAATCAAGTGAAGGAAAATCTAAGTCAAAGTGAAAATATCCAGTGTGGACATGTGCAAAAATGTCCTAACTTCTGATAAAAGTGATAAATGTCTCAGACGCTCCTTCGTAGAATACTCCTTTTATTGTCCTTGAGTTATCTTACCATTTCTGTGTCCCCTTTGCAGAGGGCTCATCAGACCTCAACAAGAATGGCAACATTCTGATCCAGTGGCTTTCCCGCCCCAACCCCAACTACCCAAGGATCTCATCACGTAAAACCTCCCTCTATAGCTCCCAGCCCGGCCTTCACAGCGACAGCCGCAGCCGCATGTCTGTCCTCTGCTGGGCCCTGCCCATCTCTATCCTCCTGTCTCTGCAGGGCCGGCCCTGGCTGGCCCCCTGACCTGCCCTTCCTGCTGCGCCTTGTGCCTGTGCCCACGCCCGTATGAGCGAGCGGCAAAGCTTTCGCTTCTCTTTTGGGGGGGGGAtgttgtctctctctctctctctgtgtctgagGCGGCTCTGACCGGGGGAGGTCTCTGGCTCCTGTGTGTGCTAGTTGGTTCTCTCTTGCTCTGTCTCTCTTTATCTATCTCTCCTCTATGGAGCATTGTGTTGTAACCGCTGGCCAGTCGAAAACTTAAAAGATCAACAAAAAATGTGGTGTGAAGAGGATTCTAAGTGGCAAACAGGTTTTCACTGACACCTCCTATGATGTGTCAAAGGGCCGTTCATGTGTGAGGGGACCCCCTCTCCTCTCTGCATTTGGCAGCCATGTTTTGCGTGATGTTATGGGTTACCACACCTGAGACGCAGCagggcttttctttttttttcccttttgtagCGCACTGTCAGTGTGGGAGAAAaagagatgtgaaaaaaaatcagaaatggtatataaatatctatatagaaaaaatatttatatctgaaaaaaatatgaaagctTTATTGTGAATGTGATCTGAGGACATCTTTGCTAAAGTGCTCATCTTGACATCTCGGTTCCATTCGGGGATGAAAATGGCGCTCCCATTTCCAGATTGACAAGAACTCAGCACAGTGAAAAGATATAAGGggatctttttttgttttgttttggttgattttatttttgcaaagtgaACTGAGGAGTTGAAAATTGTGAAGtatgataagaaaaaaagaatttaaaataaaaaatacagggTAGTTTGACCACTTGAGGTTGCTTCCCATTCCACCTCATCAGCCATCCTCTCTTTGACTGTTATACAAAAGTTCAATAAATGCAGCTTATTTGTGCTTGCATACTTTAATCAAATAcatctataaatatatttgtatttatatataccTATAAATCTAAATCTATATGAGTAccaataatattaataacattttaccaTGAATAAGCTGTAGCTTATTTGCCTAAAACCTTTGGACTGCTATTGATCGCTTAGATCCTTGACtgttatgtgtatttttttaatgattttacatgaatacagataaatatttaataaaggCAAAGTGTTTTGTGGGGAACGGGTTTGACCCATATTATGCAGGACTTGGTCAGTAAGTTGCCTCTCCATTCGCTCAGATGGATCAGTGGTTTTCCTGttgcttcttgttttttctttcaggataGGATCATGTTTTGTCATGCACATTTGCATCCATCACCTGGATGTTTGGACACATGTCTGTGCGAGCTTGCACCTGTCCACGTGCAAGTCCACGAGTACGTGTGCAAGGGTGGATGTGTGTCTTGTCATGTACGAGCGTGTGTGCGAGGGTGCTAAATCATTTGGGCTTTTAACACACTGCGATCAGCTACAGAAATACCtcataaactttgattttgagAGCGTCCGGTGGTCtcactttatgtttttgtcgAACATGAACAATGCCTTATCTTGGATTGAATGTAATGGCATTTATCTGTGAAAGAGATGGCTTTACTCATTCAAAGTTTCACTCGGAATAGAGGCAGCTTCAAACCAACTTAAACTCACACCCGCCAATCATCAAAACCTACCAAGCTGATGTCGGACCAGTGTCCGACTACCGGAAAGGATTTTCAAAGGGCCTAGGATACTGACACATTTGGCATcttggagaacaaaaaaaagaacacttcAGACTTGTCATTGTATTGTGATCACATATTTCTGTTGTGACTATGTAGCGAGCTATCCAAGGTTTCCTTCTGCTGGAGTTGGACTGTACGAGACCATGCCAGACCTAGCAGTGCGATACTGTATATAAAATTGGTGTTGACTGTATTTAATAATGTTCATGACTGTTATCTTCTTCTATAATATTCTATGCTTTGGGTAACTGTTTCGTGGCTTCACTGGCCTGCTGCGTGGGGCTGGCTAATGTTCGAAGAAACATTCAGATGGACTACGTGCACTGCGTCTATATGCACTTTGATTTATCAGGgaaattttattaatgttttgtaaatgtttcatatGACACTTAATGTGCCATTCCAGTTTTTACATCATCATGgaaattctgtattttctttaaaaagcaaatataatttatgtaCTTCATGTTCTTTTCTCAATCAACTAACAGGTTGACTTGTTGATTTCCAAGTAATCAAGTGTTTTACCAAAGTGACTGTGAACTTGTAACTTTCGATAcagttgaattatttttcttaagaaaaaaaaaatctatatatctatataatgAGCTGGAGGTGGGGGCGTACATCtcattgtttcagttcctgTCATTCTCAACAGCAAAGTTgtatcaataaaaatgttttaaaaagtgtgacTTTTCactctgcaaacatttttacaatagaAAATATGCTGTTTTGTAGTGACACAGTATAGATATTTTCACTAGGGATTTccgattttttttgtcactgatACACATCATGTATTAAGGATGTCATTTCTGAGTGAACATTGGCTGATACTGACAATCAAGTGTGTTGTTAAAGCTAGTAAAATATCACTTTCCTGAAAACTGTAGCTTTAGATGGCAGTATAGTGCCATTCTACATTCCCTCATTATTACAACTAACTCAATTATAAATGTCTGAATGCTTCAGTATCACctagttttctcttttttggaTAGCAACAGACATTGTGTAACAACAGGAGTTTCTACAGATCCGCCTCAGTATGCTGCTCCACTGTGGATGAGCATGACTTAGAAAGTCACTTTTAATATTCTGGCAAAACATCACATGAAACACATGTTAtcaattatttgtaaatatgtacACTGTACGACTGCAGACATGTACCTATGGTCTTGGAAgttatgtctttctttttgctaaGCTAACCCTGACATTTTCACCGCACCTTGCTGACATAATCTCAGCAATGGGGGAGCTGATGGAGTTCCAATATGGATTAATTAAGAATGTCAATATTTGAAGCCCATATCAGCAGGTGGATCTGGATTTCCCTAATTTGTTTATTCTGATTGGTTGAGTTTGACATTAAACTATCAAAATGAAAGTTAGATCTTAAGTTAATGATCAGTTGTTCTTACACCCAAGAAAAGTTTTACTGACAACTAAAGACTGGCaatcattttgttgtatttcagcTGCTCCGGATTAATTTGATGACTGCTCTTAAAATTTTCTCTTCCTTCCTGCATCCTCTGCTGATGATCTGGCTTTTCTCCTGTATTTTTCTAattacatatacacacacacacacacacacacacacacaaatgctaCTATTTTTTAGAATACATTCCTTAACTTAGAAATATTACCCTATTGCATCATGTTCTTTTCTATTCCCAGTCTGAGTTCCTTGTCTTTTCTTCACAGGCCTACCATGTAAAGGAGATCGCTCTGTGTTCTGTCGTATGGAGACTCTGCAACGCTACTGCTCTTTCCCAGACTTCTGGCGATTATGCTGCAAAACCTGCAGCACCATCAACAGCACCAAACCTGAACCCAACTCCACTGCTACATCTACCTTCAACATCACTGTCACACCTACTCCATCCAAGAACATTCTCTGCTCAATCTTCACCACTGCTCAACCCACTAAAACTGACATCCCCACTACCTCGACTTCACCAACCACTCACGCCCCAACCCTAAGAACCATAGCCCTTGATTCCACTGAATCTTCACCAAGATCAACACAAACTATCCCCACTCATCAGTTACTTGCAACCAGCAATCCTTTCATCCCCACTGTCTTTTCAGGATCTGTTTCACCTTCTACTAACACTCATTTAGACTTCTCTACAACCCCAGATCTTTTTTCCATCAAATCTTCACTGAGACCCTCAACAACAAGTTCCACTCATCCAGCGGATACAGTGAGTTCTCCCTCCTTCAGCACCAATTATCCAGCTTCTACAATTCAAACCCTTTATTCCATCCCATCTTCATCAGCTACCACCAAAGAGACTCCCACTCATCCACCAGCTCaaacaagcatttttttcctcccaacCATCTCTCCTAATGCAATCACAACACCTTCTACTAGTCATGCAAATGCTGAGATCACAGAGCCACTTTTGCAGAAAACTTCAACTACTTCAACAGCTGGGACAGCAAGTCCCAAAGTCCTTGCATCAACACCCACTCCTGTGACAAGTCCAATAGAAAGCACTACTAAAACAGTCACCATGCCAAAATACAATCCTGATAGGAAAATTCAGCCACAAACTAATAAAAGGGTGGTTCCATCacaggaaaggggaaaaaaggaaatccCACAAagaaatactgcaaaaaaatatgttcCACCAAGGAATAatcttcaaaagaaaacaagtacCACTGCAAAAACTGGAACTTCCAAAAAGACTATTGCTTCACATTCTAATGTGAAGAAGGCCACTCCAACAAACATGATCCCAACTAATACTTCAAAGAGTACTCTACCTAATAGACCTCCAAAGAAGACCATTCCACCAAATACTAAAGTGATAAAGACTAGCCCACCAAGCACcagtcccaaaaaaaaaaatcttccaaacCCAACTATGAAAAAGGCCACTCCAACAAATACAACATCAAAAGAGACTTCTCCATCAACCCCTActgcaaagaagaaaagtcTGCAGGATAAGCCTCCAAAGAAAACTATTCCATCAAACACTAAAGTGATGAAGACTAACCCACCAAGCACCAGTcccaaaacaaacattcttAGAAACCCAACTATGAAAAAGATTGCTCCAACAAATACAACATCAAAAGTGACTTCTCTTTCAACTCATACTCCAAAGAAGAAAACTCTACAGAATAAGCATCCAAAGAAGAGCATTCTACCAAACACTAAAGTGACAAAGACTAACCCACCAAGCACCAGTgtcaaaaaaactatttcaaaccCAACCATAAAAAAGGCCACTCCAACAAATACAACATCAACAGCATCAAAAGGGCCTTCTCCTTCAACTGATACTGCAAAGAATACTTTACAGAATAGGCATCCAAAGAAGAGCATTGCACCTAACACTAAAGTGATAAAGACTAGCCCACCAAGCACCAGTTCCAAAAAAACTAGTCCTCCAAAGAAGAGCATTCTACCAAAGACTAAAGTGATAAAGACTAACCTGCCAAACATAAATCCGAAAAAGAATATCCTTGCAAAGCCAACTGCAAAGAAGACTCCATCAAATATTACCCCATCAAACCCTTCAGCAAAGAGGACAACTCCACTAAATAATACACCAAACAACATTTATCCATCAAACTCTACAGTGAAAATGTCCATTCCAGCAAATACTACGCCAAGAATGGCTGTCCCAAAGAATAGTCTGAAAAAGACTAATCCACCATACAGTGGTACCAGAAATGCATCTACACCAAATACAACTCCAAAAAAGACTACAATAGTTAATGATCCTTCGAAAAGGAAAACTCCAAACATCACTTCTAAAAAGACAGCTCCAACAAAGAACAttccagagaaaaaaacaaaatcttcacCTAAAAAAGAGGTTAGTTTAAAGGCCAGTCCCAAAAAAACTACTGAACCAAAGAAAAGTTTCACAAAACAACCTCAAACAAAGACCaaccttaaacacaacccaaaaAAAGCCCCAGAAAGTGCTAAGTCAAAGGTCAATGttaaacagaataaagtgaAGGAGATAAAGACCAATCGAAAACAGAATGCTTCTTACTTTACCACATCTTCCACCCCTTATCAGGTATTGTCTTCCATGGTTCCTTCCAGCAGCTTTGTACAAATTACAGTGGTGAGCTTGTCTCCCTCTGATTCAAAAGTCAGTCCTTCATTCATCAACAGGGAAGCATCGGTCACAGACAGAACTCCAGTCATGCACTATagcaacacagagagagagtCTTTTACACCAGACCCTTCTGATGATTTCATAACACCCCTTAATGATATTAACACTGAGGCTGACACACGAACTATTCCATCTAGTGAAATCACAGTGACAAGTAGTGGTGAAGCTACCAGCTGGACTTATCCAAGTGGTGATGACAATAAAGAGTCTTACAGCAGCTCGGGAGTGGTCACAGATACTGTTGTGCTGGAGGATGGCCTCTCCATGGTGATCCCGATTACAAACGGAGAGGACACAACAGAGAGAGCCTTTCCACCCTGGCTTGACCTTTCTGACTATATCCCTGTAGGTGTTCCCGTTTCTACAATGACCTCAGACCTTCCTGCCTCCCCAGTTCCCACTGCGGTCCCTCACACAAAGGAAGAACAAGTGACAGTAAGCCCTGAAATCATCTCCACTTTGAAACCTCTGCAAAATGCTGCGGAGAATAATGAGAGCAACTCAATTGCTGTATTTGATAACAGAGTCATTGTTGCAGAAAGTgacatttctcaaaacaatCTGATCCCAAGGCACCTCAGAGAACGAACCAGGAACAAACGGATACAAGAACTTCTGGAGGAGAAACGAAATTTTCTCCTCAGAATGAAAAGGGGCAACACAGAACAATAGAACAGCGGAGATAAACTTTTCTTGAGTCcaacaatattttatattggGCCtcccaaagggaaaaaaagaaaacaaatgaaaagcaaagattggacaaaaatatttttgctgaatgTTGCAGAGTTGGTGCAATTTGGCATGTAGACACTGTACTGAGAAATAAAGAGGTTTGATATTGCACAGGGCCTTTGAAAAGCCAagttgttttccttcttcataACCAGGCTATTGTCTGAGAATTGAATCACCATGTAGATAAgatgtaatgtatttttaaaatatttttcttct
This genomic interval carries:
- the LOC114139055 gene encoding uncharacterized protein LOC114139055 isoform X2 — protein: MSNSIVSEIADTIRNLPIFEFAIIMDGTQDISGKEQESICLRYIDSDMKPHEEFIGLYSVSETTGKSLAAVVKDVLLRLNLPMHGLRGQTYDGAANMSGKHAGAQALIKQEQPLAFFVHCGAHCTNLIAQKACLASVLIRDALDWVNQLGVLFSQSGKFKAIHAATAHTENPSCTAIKPLCSTRWAVRSKAIRDVLSQYGSVLASLQEMASGASNTASTANGLLGQFRKGKTVLGLILASPVIDELECLSISFQKRTQTIAGMRTAVKVVQTSLKAKRNQESFNTLFVKAMAEVQSLGVKPITVTQRRPPPKRFTEGAKTHQPECANDHYRGVDLGGLMDLESLYRGVQQSINNTRASRVRRQSLDRAYNIEVLLGVDDSVVQFHGKEHVQKYLLTLMNIVNEIYHDDSLGAKINVVLVRIIMLGYGKSMSLIELGNPSQSLENVCRWAFLQQKQDTGDAEYHDHAIFLTRQEFGPTGMQGYAPVTGMCHPVRSCTLNHEDGFSSAFVVAHETGHVLGMEHDGQGNRCGDEVPMGSIMAPLVQAAFHRFQWSRCSMQELGRYLQSYDCLRDDPFDHNWPSLPQLPGLHYSMNEQCRFDFGVGYTMCTAYRTFDPCKQLWCSHPDNPFFCKTKKGPPIDGTMCGNGKHCFKGHCIWLTPDIMKQDGNWGSWSEYGQCSQTCGGGVQFRTRNCDNPKPANGGRPCRGVTYQFQMCNTNECEDIYSDPREEQCHASEYINKHLWLPYEHPDPNKRCHLYCQSKETRDVVLMEKLVLDGTLCSYKDPHSVCVRGECEKVGCDGVVGSSKQEDKCGVCGGDNSSCKTFKDTIMRTAKKQGFLKVLEIPRGARHLLIQELKATSHIFAVKNVASGLFFLNGENDYPESRSVIEKGVEWEYENDNDKETVQTTGPLRHGILIMMKLHGDEDVNLSYKYMMNMDGDSNIQDNMLVEDSAYEWAPKRWSYCSKACGGGKQYLRYGCRRKVDSKMVHKSFCNKSNMKPRGDIRDCNQKPCPPPIWVTGEWQNCSKPCGKTGMQVRSVTCVQPSEDNTTRLIHNKHCSDDRPESRRSCNRYPCPTQWRVGPWSQCSVTCGNGTQQRQALCHTRDNTIGLCLDSKPDTIRVCRLEPCRKGSSDLNKNGNILIQWLSRPNPNYPRISSRLPCKGDRSVFCRMETLQRYCSFPDFWRLCCKTCSTINSTKPEPNSTATSTFNITVTPTPSKNILCSIFTTAQPTKTDIPTTSTSPTTHAPTLRTIALDSTESSPRSTQTIPTHQLLATSNPFIPTVFSGSVSPSTNTHLDFSTTPDLFSIKSSLRPSTTSSTHPADTVSSPSFSTNYPASTIQTLYSIPSSSATTKETPTHPPAQTSIFFLPTISPNAITTPSTSHANAEITEPLLQKTSTTSTAGTASPKVLASTPTPVTSPIESTTKTVTMPKYNPDRKIQPQTNKRVVPSQERGKKEIPQRNTAKKYVPPRNNLQKKTSTTAKTGTSKKTIASHSNVKKATPTNMIPTNTSKSTLPNRPPKKTIPPNTKVIKTSPPSTSPKKKNLPNPTMKKATPTNTTSKETSPSTPTAKKKSLQDKPPKKTIPSNTKVMKTNPPSTSPKTNILRNPTMKKIAPTNTTSKVTSLSTHTPKKKTLQNKHPKKSILPNTKVTKTNPPSTSVKKTISNPTIKKATPTNTTSTASKGPSPSTDTAKNTLQNRHPKKSIAPNTKVIKTSPPSTSSKKTSPPKKSILPKTKVIKTNLPNINPKKNILAKPTAKKTPSNITPSNPSAKRTTPLNNTPNNIYPSNSTVKMSIPANTTPRMAVPKNSLKKTNPPYSGTRNASTPNTTPKKTTIVNDPSKRKTPNITSKKTAPTKNIPEKKTKSSPKKEVSLKASPKKTTEPKKSFTKQPQTKTNLKHNPKKAPESAKSKVNVKQNKVKEIKTNRKQNASYFTTSSTPYQVLSSMVPSSSFVQITVVSLSPSDSKVSPSFINREASVTDRTPVMHYSNTERESFTPDPSDDFITPLNDINTEADTRTIPSSEITVTSSGEATSWTYPSGDDNKESYSSSGVVTDTVVLEDGLSMVIPITNGEDTTERAFPPWLDLSDYIPVGVPVSTMTSDLPASPVPTAVPHTKEEQVTVSPEIISTLKPLQNAAENNESNSIAVFDNRVIVAESDISQNNLIPRHLRERTRNKRIQELLEEKRNFLLRMKRGNTEQ